Proteins found in one Physeter macrocephalus isolate SW-GA chromosome 17, ASM283717v5, whole genome shotgun sequence genomic segment:
- the ZNF837 gene encoding LOW QUALITY PROTEIN: zinc finger protein 837 (The sequence of the model RefSeq protein was modified relative to this genomic sequence to represent the inferred CDS: inserted 4 bases in 2 codons), translating to MQVAEEPFPCARCGKRLGPNEQQRIDEGPRMCPRCHQASGPFPHEPGRQVRQLYACVECGKAFTCTARLLQPEGIHTVGRPYXCADCGQAFVRALLRPPGATRRRTRPSTATAPRPWPCFRPRCSPRGEKPHECAESTKAFGLLSQLAEHRRCVHTGEKPYACSECSKAFNQRSKLSRHWRTHSSARPYACRLCDKAFKGRSGRVQHQRAHTSERPYGCPECGKTFRGCSELHQQERLHSGEKPCLCADCGQAFVRNCSLARXQRAHTGERPYACGRCGRAFSQRSNLHEHQQRPAGGALNLASRTRRPQVSPT from the exons ATGCAGGTGGCAGAGGAGCCCTTTCCGTGCGCCCGGTGTGGAAAGCGCTTGGGCCCCAACGAGCAGCAGCGGATAGACGAGGGCCCCCGGATGTGTCCTAGGTGCCACCAGGCCTCGGGTCCTTTCCCCCATGAGCCCGGCCGCCAGGTCCGGCAGCTGTACGCCTGCGTCGAGTGCGGCAAGGCCTTCACGTGCACCGCAAGACTGCTGCAGCCCGAGGGCATCCACACGGTTGGGCGGCCCTA GTGCGCCGACTGCGGCCAGGCCTTCGTGCGTGCACTGCTCCGGCCTCCAGGGGCCACCAGAAGACGCACTCGACCGAGCACCGCAACCGCGCCGCGGCCCTGGCCCTGCTTCCGGCCGAGGTGCTCGCCGCGCGGGGAGAAGCCCCATGAGTGCGCCGAGAGTACCAAGGCATTCGGCCTGCTCTCGCAGCTGGCGGAGCACCGGCGGTGTGTGCACACAGGCGAGAAGCCCTACGCCTGCTCGGAGTGCAGCAAAGCCTTCAACCAGCGCTCGAAACTGAGCCGGCACTGGCGCACGCACAGCAGCGCCAGGCCCTACGCGTGCCGGCTGTGCGACAAGGCCTTCAAGGGCCGCTCCGGCCGGGTCCAGCACCAGCGCGCACACACCAGCGAGCGGCCCTACGGCTGTCCCGAGTGCGGCAAGACCTTCCGGGGCTGCTCCGAGCTGCACCAGCAGGAGCGCCTGCACTCGGGGGAGAAGCCCTGCCTCTGCGCCGACTGCGGCCAGGCCTTCGTGCGCAACTGCAGCCTCGCGCG CCAGCGCGCTCACACCGGCGAGCGGCCCTACGCGTGCGGCCGCTGCGGCCGCGCCTTCAGCCAGCGATCCAACCTCCACGAGCACCAGCAGCGGCCCGCGGGCGGCGCGTTAAACCTCGCCTCGCGCACACGGCGTCCACAGGTGTCCCCCACCTGA
- the A1BG gene encoding alpha-1B-glycoprotein, producing MSARVALLLLWGLALNPVTEEATFFDTRPTLWAEAESLLEPWANVTLTCRSPLWTLEFELFRGGVAQELVHLGSPATEYRFPLGAATGDTRGLYRCRYRMESGRASLSNLVEVTGAEPLPPPLLSTKPVPWITPGLNTTLLCIGGLRGVTFLLRREGDDQFLEVAEAPKDRQATFPVHRAGNYSCSYRTHASGAPSEPSATVTIEGLATPPPPTLTLDSGFAGLLRPGSRATLTCVAPLSGVKFQLRRGEEVLQVPMASTSPDRVFFQLNTLAPGDGGDYTCRYRLPEELAPWSLDSAPAELVLSDGTLPAPELSAEPATLSPEPGTLVQLRCRAPRAGVRFSLVRDGAGRRRVHGLLSPAGTEAHFELRDVSAVDSANYSCVYTDTAPPFAGSAPSAPVELRVDGPLPRPRLRPLWTGAVTPGRDAVLRCEGHVPDVSFLLLRSGEEEPSAVAWTTHPSADLVLTYVGPQHAGNYSCAYRSNWAHSLLSQLSDPVELQVAGS from the exons ATGTCCGCACGGGTGGCCCTCCTGCTGCTCTGGG GTCTCGCCCTGAACCCAGTGACCGAGGAGGCCACAT TCTTTGACACAAGGCCAACCCTGTGGGCAGAGGCCGAATCGCTGCTGGAACCCTGGGCCAACGTGACGCTGACATGCCGGAGCCCCCTGTGGACCCTGGAGTTCGAGCTCTTCAGGGGTGGGGTGGCCCAGGAACTGGTGCACCTGGGTTCACCTGCCACCGAGTACAGATTCCCGCTGGGAGCAGCGACCGGTGACACCCGGGGCCTCTACCGCTGCCGCTACAGGATGGAGAGTGGGAGGGCCAGCCTGAGCAACCTCGTGGAGGTGACGGGAGCAG agcccctgcccccacccttgcTCTCAACCAAGCCCGTGCCCTGGATCACACCGGGCCTGAACACGACGCTGCTGTGCATCGGGGGGCTTCGCGGTGTGACCTTCCTGCTGAGGCGGGAAGGCGACGACCAGTTTCTGGAGGTGGCTGAGGCCCCGAAGGACAGGCAGGCCACCTTCCCAGTCCACCGGGCTGGCAACTACAGCTGCAGCTACCGGACCCACGCATCAGGCGCCCCCTCGGAGCCCAGTGCCACTGTGACCATAGAGGGGCTGG CCACGCCGCCGCCACCCACGCTGACTCTGGATAGCGGGTTCGCCGGGCTCCTGCGCCCCGGCTCGCGCGCGACTCTCACCTGCGTGGCGCCCCTGAGCGGGGTGAAATTCCAGCTGCGGCGGGGCGAGGAGGTGCTGCAGGTACCCATGGCCAGTACCAGCCCAGACCGCGTCTTCTTCCAGCTGAACACGCTGGCCCCGGGAGACGGCGGTGACTACACGTGCCGCTACCGGCTGCCAGAGGAGCTAGCGCCCTGGTCCTTGGACAGCGCGCCCGCCGAGCTGGTGCTGAGCGACG GGACGCTCCCGGCGCCGGAGCTGTCGGCCGAGCCCGCGACTCTGAGTCCCGAGCCGGGGACGCTGGTGCAGCTGCGGTGCCGGGCCCCCCGCGCCGGCGTGCGCTTCTCCCTGGTGCGCGACGGCGCGGGCCGGCGCCGGGTGCACGGTCTCTTGAGCCCCGCGGGGACGGAGGCCCACTTTGAGCTGCGCGACGTCTCGGCGGTCGACTCGGCCAACTACAGCTGCGTCTACACGGACACGGCGCCGCCCTTCGCGGGCTCCGCGCCCAGCGCGCCCGTGGAGCTGCGCGTGGACG GACCCCTGCCCAGGCCGCGGCTCCGGCCCCTGTGGACGGGGGCCGTGACTCCGGGCCGCGATGCTGTCCTACGCTGCGAGGGCCACGTGCCCGACGTCTCCTTCCTGCTGCTACGGTCCGGCGAAGAGGAGCCCTCAGCGGTGGCCTGGACCACCCACCCCTCCGCGGACCTCGTGCTGACCTACGTGGGGCCCCAACACGCCGGCAACTACAGCTGCGCCTACCGCTCCAACTGGGCCCACTCCCTGCTGTCCCAGCTCAGCGACCCGGTGGAGCTCCAGGTGGCAG GAAGCTGA